The Mytilus galloprovincialis chromosome 4, xbMytGall1.hap1.1, whole genome shotgun sequence genome contains a region encoding:
- the LOC143071206 gene encoding GPN-loop GTPase 2-like isoform X2: protein MKTTFGQVVIGPPGCGKTTYCHGMSQFLTQLGREVAVINLDPANDSLPYNCALDISDLITLSDVMDTLKLGPNGGLLYCMEYLEKNIDWFEKELKKLEGKYLLFDFPGQVELYTHHNAVRNVLQKLQKWDCRLVAVHLVDSHYCSDSSKFISVLLTSLSTMLQIELPHVNVLSKCDLIEKFGKLSFNLDFYTEVLDLHYLLDDFKESQDVQKYKKLNSALIDIIEEYSLVSFVPLFVEEKESMLRMLKQVDKANGYVFGDTEEHNIQTLLSCAVGAEFEYEKIKDIREKYMDTETACDSSEQDIDIDS, encoded by the exons ATGAAAACGACATTTGGTCAAGTAGTGATAGGTCCTCCAGGATGTGGTAAGACGACCTACTGTCATGGAATGTCACAATTCCTTACTCAGCTCGGTAGAGAGGTTGCTGTCATCAATTTAGATCCAGCCAATGACAGTCTCCCATACAATTGTGCTTTGGACATTTCAGATCTGATTACTTTATCTGATGTTATGGACACGTTAAAGTTAGGTCCTAATGGTGGCCTGCTATACTGCATGGAATATCTTGAGAAGAATATAGACTGGTTTGAAAAAGAACTGAAGAAATTGGAGggcaaatatttattatttgattttcctGGACAAGTTGAATTATATACACATCACAATGCTGTGAGAAATGTTCTCCAAAAACTTCAGAAATGGGATTGTCGTCTGGTTGCTGTCCATCTGGTTGATTCACACTATTGTAGTGACTCATCAAAATTCATTTCAGTTTTATTAACATCATTATCCACCATGTTACAAATAGAATTACCTCATGTGAATGTTTTATCCAAGTGTGATTTGATAGAGAAGTTTGGAAAGCTATCATTTAACCTTGACTTTTACACTGAAGTCCTTGACCTTCATTACTTATTGGATGATTTTAAG GAAAGTCAAGATGTACAGaaatataagaaattaaattCAGCCCTTATAGATATTATTGAGGAATATAGTTTGGTATCATTTGTACCACTGTTTGTAGAG GAGAAGGAGAGTATGTTGCGTATGTTGAAACAAGTTGACAAAGCCAATGGATATGTATTTGGTGATACAGAAGAACATAACATACAGACTCTATTATCATGTGCTGTTGGAGCAGAGTTTGAATATGAGAAGATCAAAGACATTAGAG
- the LOC143071206 gene encoding GPN-loop GTPase 2-like isoform X1: protein MTLVIKSKVKKYSFSETYSMKTTFGQVVIGPPGCGKTTYCHGMSQFLTQLGREVAVINLDPANDSLPYNCALDISDLITLSDVMDTLKLGPNGGLLYCMEYLEKNIDWFEKELKKLEGKYLLFDFPGQVELYTHHNAVRNVLQKLQKWDCRLVAVHLVDSHYCSDSSKFISVLLTSLSTMLQIELPHVNVLSKCDLIEKFGKLSFNLDFYTEVLDLHYLLDDFKESQDVQKYKKLNSALIDIIEEYSLVSFVPLFVEEKESMLRMLKQVDKANGYVFGDTEEHNIQTLLSCAVGAEFEYEKIKDIREKYMDTETACDSSEQDIDIDS, encoded by the exons ATGACGCTTGTAATTAAatcgaaagtaaaaaaatat agtTTTTCTGAAACCTATTCAATGAAAACGACATTTGGTCAAGTAGTGATAGGTCCTCCAGGATGTGGTAAGACGACCTACTGTCATGGAATGTCACAATTCCTTACTCAGCTCGGTAGAGAGGTTGCTGTCATCAATTTAGATCCAGCCAATGACAGTCTCCCATACAATTGTGCTTTGGACATTTCAGATCTGATTACTTTATCTGATGTTATGGACACGTTAAAGTTAGGTCCTAATGGTGGCCTGCTATACTGCATGGAATATCTTGAGAAGAATATAGACTGGTTTGAAAAAGAACTGAAGAAATTGGAGggcaaatatttattatttgattttcctGGACAAGTTGAATTATATACACATCACAATGCTGTGAGAAATGTTCTCCAAAAACTTCAGAAATGGGATTGTCGTCTGGTTGCTGTCCATCTGGTTGATTCACACTATTGTAGTGACTCATCAAAATTCATTTCAGTTTTATTAACATCATTATCCACCATGTTACAAATAGAATTACCTCATGTGAATGTTTTATCCAAGTGTGATTTGATAGAGAAGTTTGGAAAGCTATCATTTAACCTTGACTTTTACACTGAAGTCCTTGACCTTCATTACTTATTGGATGATTTTAAG GAAAGTCAAGATGTACAGaaatataagaaattaaattCAGCCCTTATAGATATTATTGAGGAATATAGTTTGGTATCATTTGTACCACTGTTTGTAGAG GAGAAGGAGAGTATGTTGCGTATGTTGAAACAAGTTGACAAAGCCAATGGATATGTATTTGGTGATACAGAAGAACATAACATACAGACTCTATTATCATGTGCTGTTGGAGCAGAGTTTGAATATGAGAAGATCAAAGACATTAGAG